The following coding sequences lie in one Verrucomicrobiota bacterium genomic window:
- a CDS encoding FAD-dependent oxidoreductase: protein MIVIVGAGLSGLVCALELAKAGAPFVLLEQNARVGGRIGSFYEDGYTFDLGFQVVLDNYPAVRAYLDVSALGPRYFDPGALMWDAGQMFTFRRPKTWTDFSSALQTTAGRGLNWGDKIRLGIIGAGLLARNDETLLNEAFEVSTKRYLEGFSDAAFERFFRPFFGGVLLDNELETSATLFRYYFKKFLTGQTFLPRFGLQAIPDQLARRLPAGALRLETEVTAVVLEQGKATAVRLASGDEIELDQLVLTCPERVTAKLIGAQVREAHPAAVVYFRAGQSIYPEKLLVLQTGRTKIVRNLVQITNVAPEYAPPDVHLISATVLRPRVTPADVAAAEQEINRIFALKPGTLRHVRTLEIPYAVPVQPPGSVFTQKFANPFPNVWRCGDQISHASFQGAMESGAVTAKTILDRS, encoded by the coding sequence ATGATCGTTATCGTTGGCGCGGGTTTGAGCGGCTTGGTTTGTGCCTTGGAACTGGCGAAAGCCGGGGCTCCGTTTGTACTCCTTGAACAAAACGCCCGGGTGGGCGGCCGGATCGGCTCGTTCTACGAAGACGGCTACACGTTTGATCTCGGATTCCAGGTCGTACTCGATAATTACCCGGCCGTACGGGCGTACCTGGACGTCAGCGCCCTCGGGCCCCGCTATTTCGATCCCGGCGCGCTGATGTGGGATGCCGGTCAAATGTTCACGTTCCGGCGGCCGAAAACGTGGACTGATTTCAGCTCGGCTCTGCAGACGACTGCGGGCCGGGGTCTCAACTGGGGCGACAAGATCCGGCTTGGCATCATCGGTGCCGGTCTGCTCGCACGGAACGATGAAACGCTCCTGAACGAAGCATTCGAAGTCTCGACCAAAAGGTACCTGGAGGGCTTCAGCGACGCAGCCTTCGAGCGGTTTTTCCGGCCGTTCTTCGGGGGCGTTTTGTTGGATAACGAGCTCGAGACCTCAGCGACCCTTTTCCGTTACTACTTCAAAAAGTTCCTGACCGGCCAAACGTTCCTCCCGCGCTTCGGTTTGCAAGCCATTCCCGACCAACTCGCCCGGCGTCTGCCGGCGGGAGCCTTGCGCCTGGAGACGGAAGTTACGGCAGTGGTGCTCGAGCAGGGCAAAGCCACCGCCGTGCGGCTGGCGTCCGGTGACGAGATAGAACTGGATCAGCTGGTCCTTACCTGCCCGGAACGGGTTACGGCAAAGTTGATCGGCGCCCAGGTGCGGGAGGCCCATCCGGCTGCGGTCGTCTACTTCCGGGCGGGACAATCCATCTACCCCGAAAAGCTCCTGGTTCTCCAGACGGGTCGCACCAAAATCGTGCGAAACCTGGTCCAGATTACCAACGTTGCCCCGGAGTACGCGCCGCCTGACGTTCACCTGATCAGCGCGACGGTCCTGCGGCCGCGGGTGACCCCGGCCGACGTGGCGGCAGCGGAACAGGAAATCAACCGGATTTTTGCGCTGAAGCCGGGAACCTTGCGCCACGTTCGGACCCTTGAAATCCCTTACGCGGTTCCCGTACAACCGCCCGGAAGCGTTTTCACGCAGAAGTTCGCCAATCCTTTCCCGAACGTCTGGCGCTGCGGCGACCAGATTTCACACGCCAGTTTTCAGGGCGCAATGGAGAGCGGCGCCGTGACGGCCAAAACGATCCTGGATCGGTCGTGA
- the fabG gene encoding 3-oxoacyl-[acyl-carrier-protein] reductase, which yields MGSVNRFVDQVAVVTGAGRGIGQAIAARLAAEGARVAVISRTEANAQRTSEELNQQRPDSARAYAVDVADGHAVADLCGRIVKEFGKVSVLVNNAGITRDRLTMRMAEADWDAVLDTNLKGAFHFAQHLQRSMMKASYGRIINIASVSGLVGQAGQVNYSASKAGLIGLTKALAREVAGRNVTVNAIAPGFVTTDMTADLPENVRAQVLERIPLRRFGEPPDIAAAVAFIASPEARYITGQVITVDGGMVM from the coding sequence TGGTAACGGGGGCCGGCCGGGGCATCGGGCAGGCCATCGCCGCGAGGTTGGCGGCGGAGGGCGCCAGGGTTGCCGTGATCAGCCGCACTGAAGCCAACGCCCAGCGAACCAGCGAAGAGTTAAACCAGCAGCGTCCGGATTCCGCCCGGGCCTACGCTGTCGATGTCGCCGACGGGCACGCGGTGGCCGACCTGTGCGGCCGGATCGTTAAAGAGTTTGGCAAGGTGAGCGTGCTGGTCAACAATGCAGGCATCACGAGGGACCGGCTAACCATGCGCATGGCGGAAGCCGACTGGGACGCGGTTTTGGACACGAACCTGAAAGGGGCGTTTCACTTCGCGCAACACCTCCAGCGTTCCATGATGAAGGCTTCGTACGGCCGGATCATTAACATCGCTTCGGTCAGCGGTCTCGTCGGCCAGGCGGGCCAGGTGAACTACTCGGCCAGCAAAGCCGGGCTGATCGGACTCACCAAGGCCCTGGCCAGGGAGGTCGCGGGCCGTAACGTCACCGTCAACGCCATCGCGCCCGGCTTCGTCACGACGGACATGACGGCGGACCTGCCCGAAAACGTGCGGGCCCAGGTGCTCGAGCGCATCCCGTTGCGGCGGTTCGGCGAACCGCCGGATATCGCGGCGGCCGTTGCCTTCATCGCGAGCCCGGAAGCGCGCTACATCACGGGCCAGGTGATCACGGTCGACGGCGGCATGGTGATGTAA